From Weissella diestrammenae, a single genomic window includes:
- a CDS encoding M3 family oligoendopeptidase — MTYSLNWDLDAIFPGGIHSPALKKKLALLQQQIDSFSHAVRQYQLSDETENYTKLAQLTEDYQTILAGHLTVDLFVNAHFAADFTNAIYRPYMSQVESLAVALNEPENGLKKILATFDTSVFEQIMQLPAFTDISFALKELRREAQRLLDDQTEEVMAKLAVDGIHAWSAHYETLAGTLSLTFTDENNHEQTISAGQALNQLDGYPNAQVRRRIMQAYEVMWGQAENLAADSLNHIAGARLTMQKAHGFNDYLSEPLMLNRMSKKTLETMWQVVDANKTMFKPFFERKAQLLGLDGIAWQDQVAPITTLGDYTPTELSYDAAAQLIIQNFKQYSPKMADFAAHAFEHRWIEAENRPGKQPGGWMESVPDIHESRIFLTFTGSVNDAATIAHELGHGFHSSVLTDLPPLRDQYAMNVAETASTFAELVVNDASVSAAKSDAEKVVLLDAKMANPVAMFLNIHARFEFENAFYQERAKGYVTADRLNTLMSAAQEDAFAGVLTEKHPHFWASKLHFYGDTVPFYNFPYTFGYLFSAGIYAWAQEQPDFETAYIALLRDTAAMSTEELAQQHLGVDLTQPDFWQAGADMVKKDIQNYLALSAQFV, encoded by the coding sequence ATGACTTATTCCTTAAATTGGGACTTGGATGCTATTTTTCCGGGTGGGATACACTCGCCGGCGTTGAAGAAAAAATTAGCATTATTACAACAACAAATTGATTCGTTTTCGCATGCGGTTAGGCAGTATCAGTTAAGTGATGAGACGGAAAATTATACAAAATTAGCTCAGTTAACTGAAGATTATCAAACGATTCTCGCAGGTCATTTGACGGTTGATCTATTTGTTAATGCGCATTTTGCCGCAGATTTTACTAATGCCATTTACCGGCCGTATATGTCACAGGTCGAATCATTGGCAGTGGCTTTGAATGAGCCTGAGAATGGTTTAAAAAAAATATTGGCAACGTTTGATACATCAGTATTTGAACAAATTATGCAGCTTCCTGCTTTTACAGATATTAGTTTTGCGTTAAAAGAATTGCGACGAGAAGCCCAACGCTTATTGGATGATCAAACTGAGGAAGTGATGGCCAAATTAGCAGTCGATGGCATTCACGCATGGTCTGCACATTATGAAACATTAGCTGGCACGTTGAGTTTGACATTTACAGATGAAAACAATCACGAACAAACGATTTCTGCGGGACAGGCGCTGAATCAATTAGATGGTTATCCGAATGCGCAAGTACGCCGACGTATTATGCAGGCCTATGAAGTCATGTGGGGGCAGGCAGAAAATCTCGCTGCTGATTCGCTCAACCATATTGCTGGGGCAAGGTTGACCATGCAAAAAGCGCACGGGTTTAATGATTACCTGAGTGAACCGTTGATGTTAAATCGCATGTCAAAAAAGACGCTTGAGACGATGTGGCAAGTCGTTGATGCGAATAAAACAATGTTTAAACCATTTTTTGAACGAAAGGCACAGTTGTTGGGGCTGGATGGTATTGCATGGCAGGACCAAGTTGCACCAATTACAACGCTGGGAGATTATACACCAACAGAATTGAGTTATGATGCTGCCGCACAACTGATTATTCAAAATTTTAAGCAATATTCGCCAAAAATGGCTGATTTTGCGGCCCATGCTTTTGAACATCGATGGATTGAGGCCGAAAATCGACCAGGCAAACAGCCGGGTGGATGGATGGAAAGTGTGCCGGATATCCATGAATCGCGTATTTTTCTGACATTTACTGGGTCGGTTAACGATGCTGCAACCATTGCCCATGAATTGGGGCATGGTTTTCATTCGAGTGTATTAACAGACTTACCACCATTGCGGGATCAATACGCAATGAATGTCGCTGAAACGGCATCAACATTTGCCGAATTAGTGGTCAATGACGCAAGTGTATCTGCTGCAAAGAGCGATGCTGAAAAAGTCGTTTTGCTGGATGCAAAAATGGCGAATCCAGTCGCAATGTTTCTAAACATCCATGCGCGGTTTGAATTTGAAAATGCTTTCTATCAAGAACGTGCTAAGGGTTATGTGACAGCTGACCGATTGAATACATTGATGAGTGCCGCGCAAGAAGATGCTTTTGCAGGTGTTCTAACGGAAAAACATCCACATTTTTGGGCTTCTAAGTTACATTTTTATGGTGATACGGTGCCGTTTTATAATTTCCCATATACATTTGGCTATTTATTTAGTGCTGGTATTTACGCATGGGCTCAAGAACAACCAGATTTTGAAACGGCGTATATTGCTTTGTTACGTGATACAGCTGCAATGTCAACTGAAGAATTGGCCCAGCAACATTTGGGTGTTGATTTAACGCAACCAGATTTTTGGCAGGCTGGGGCTGATATGGTGAAAAAAGATATTCAAAATTATTTGGCGTTATCAGCACAATTTGTATAA
- a CDS encoding APC family permease translates to MGIWQRMSRREDAANYEDRDAKLQRVLGVKDFLALGVGTIVSASIFTLPGVIAAGHAGPAVIISFIAAAIVAGLIAFAYAEMAAAMPFAGSAYSWINVLFGEFFGWIAGWALLAEYFIALAFVGSGLSANLRGLLTELGVQIPTVFATPILSGGFGDVIAVGAILLVTTLLSRGVKNASRVEIFLVLAKIFAIVLFLLVGLTAFQTKNLHPFIPAYDATIKPGPFGGWQGIWAGVSGIFLSYIGFDSIAANSAEAKNPGKTMPRGILGSLLIAVVLFSAVSIVLVGMFKYTRYANNAEPVAWALRMIGHPIVAAVVGAIAVVGMLSALIGMSMAGSRLIYSFGRDGLLPKQLGKLNAKHLPNVGLWSLTAVAVLISEFFEFSQLAQLISAGTLVAFIFVSLGIYRLRPREGRDLTDPAFKMPLYPILPAIAALSAFGVLMGLGIDAKVMMLGWFVLGVVIYFVYGIKHSIMNDERITR, encoded by the coding sequence ATGGGGATTTGGCAACGAATGAGTCGTCGCGAAGATGCGGCAAATTATGAGGATCGAGATGCAAAGCTACAGCGTGTGCTAGGAGTAAAGGATTTTTTGGCTTTAGGTGTTGGTACGATTGTATCTGCATCAATTTTTACGTTGCCAGGTGTTATTGCGGCTGGTCATGCAGGGCCAGCGGTAATTATTTCATTTATTGCCGCCGCAATTGTCGCGGGACTCATTGCGTTTGCCTATGCTGAAATGGCTGCCGCCATGCCCTTTGCTGGTTCAGCATATTCTTGGATTAATGTCTTGTTTGGTGAATTTTTTGGTTGGATTGCCGGTTGGGCATTATTGGCTGAATACTTTATTGCCTTAGCTTTTGTTGGCTCAGGCTTGTCAGCAAATTTACGTGGTTTGCTCACTGAACTCGGTGTACAAATTCCGACTGTGTTTGCAACGCCAATTTTATCAGGTGGCTTTGGCGATGTGATTGCTGTTGGGGCAATTTTACTTGTGACGACATTATTAAGCCGAGGTGTTAAGAACGCATCACGGGTTGAAATTTTTCTGGTTTTAGCAAAAATATTTGCGATTGTTCTTTTCTTATTAGTCGGATTAACCGCATTTCAAACTAAGAATTTACATCCTTTTATACCTGCCTATGATGCAACAATTAAGCCAGGTCCATTTGGTGGTTGGCAGGGAATTTGGGCTGGTGTATCCGGAATTTTCTTATCATATATCGGATTTGATTCGATTGCTGCTAATTCAGCAGAAGCTAAAAATCCAGGTAAAACAATGCCTCGTGGTATATTGGGCTCATTATTGATTGCGGTTGTGCTCTTTTCAGCTGTTTCAATTGTTTTAGTTGGTATGTTTAAATATACGCGGTATGCCAACAATGCTGAACCGGTCGCTTGGGCATTACGAATGATTGGTCATCCAATTGTGGCTGCAGTGGTTGGTGCAATTGCGGTTGTAGGGATGTTAAGTGCTTTGATTGGTATGAGTATGGCAGGTTCACGTCTGATTTATTCCTTTGGTCGTGATGGACTATTACCAAAACAACTTGGTAAGCTCAACGCCAAGCATTTACCTAATGTTGGGTTGTGGAGTCTGACTGCTGTAGCAGTATTGATTTCGGAATTTTTTGAATTTTCGCAATTGGCGCAATTAATTTCGGCAGGGACACTGGTTGCCTTTATTTTCGTGTCCTTAGGCATTTATCGTTTGCGCCCACGTGAAGGACGTGATCTAACCGATCCAGCATTTAAAATGCCATTGTATCCAATTTTACCAGCCATAGCGGCGCTTAGTGCCTTTGGTGTATTAATGGGCTTGGGAATTGATGCAAAAGTGATGATGCTGGGCTGGTTTGTGTTAGGTGTAGTGATTTATTTTGTATATGGTATAAAACATTCGATTATGAATGATGAACGAATAACAAGATAA
- a CDS encoding SAM-dependent methyltransferase, whose protein sequence is MKNQQIHVGEEQLIEEEYLNELLHYQAQFKMVPKISQLIEMVIDAISALKMGNLPPRLPVLEIDEAMIADLQQSVLARYPNQPELGNAFWQTQINALSELDFLFRHFRDFIIEQFSMYGYISAPWIQALSKYLNGRTTLELMAGRGYLTAGLRACNQDQLIVAIDNATWINQPDVRHQSEITAVEHLDVQLALEKYGAQSEVIIMSWAPDTSEIDVAVLEWIRMHFKGELIVIGELEGATNSKKFWQTAQITPIKSLNDRYPSFDLIDEKTYHVE, encoded by the coding sequence ATGAAAAATCAACAGATACATGTTGGTGAGGAACAGCTCATTGAGGAGGAATATCTCAATGAGCTGTTGCATTATCAAGCCCAATTTAAAATGGTACCAAAGATTAGTCAGTTGATTGAAATGGTTATTGATGCCATTTCAGCATTAAAAATGGGGAATTTACCGCCAAGGTTGCCGGTGTTAGAAATAGATGAGGCAATGATCGCTGATTTACAACAATCAGTATTGGCACGTTATCCAAATCAACCTGAGCTGGGGAATGCCTTTTGGCAGACGCAAATCAATGCACTATCAGAATTGGATTTTTTGTTCCGTCATTTTAGAGATTTCATCATTGAACAATTCAGTATGTACGGATATATTTCGGCACCTTGGATTCAAGCCCTATCAAAGTACCTTAATGGTCGAACAACACTTGAATTGATGGCTGGAAGAGGTTATTTAACAGCGGGGTTGCGGGCGTGTAATCAAGACCAACTAATTGTCGCAATCGATAATGCCACATGGATTAATCAACCTGATGTTCGCCATCAATCTGAAATCACTGCGGTTGAGCACCTTGATGTCCAATTAGCATTGGAAAAATATGGGGCACAGTCTGAAGTGATTATTATGAGTTGGGCGCCTGACACTTCAGAAATTGATGTTGCGGTTTTAGAATGGATTCGGATGCATTTTAAGGGTGAGCTAATCGTCATTGGTGAATTAGAGGGGGCCACTAATTCAAAGAAGTTCTGGCAAACAGCGCAAATAACACCGATTAAAAGTTTAAATGATAGGTATCCAAGTTTTGATCTTATTGATGAAAAAACCTATCATGTGGAATAG
- a CDS encoding helix-turn-helix domain-containing protein — translation MFPERLRELRKSRNITLETLAEALNKQLDPGQKPNTAAQIGNWERGDRSPSYLEVRKLADFFDVTMDFLVGRISVEKTDLSLLFLSGKEIDYNGKALTDQDRFDIFQIINRHFAEKNSIFSFDEDLPVNHQGDLF, via the coding sequence ATGTTTCCAGAAAGATTACGTGAACTGCGGAAAAGTCGCAATATTACGCTAGAGACTCTGGCTGAAGCGTTGAATAAACAACTAGATCCAGGTCAAAAGCCAAATACTGCAGCGCAGATTGGTAATTGGGAACGTGGTGACCGGTCACCTTCATATCTAGAAGTACGAAAATTAGCGGATTTCTTTGATGTAACAATGGACTTTCTCGTGGGACGGATTAGTGTCGAAAAGACCGATTTGTCTTTGTTATTCTTATCGGGTAAAGAAATTGATTATAACGGTAAAGCTTTGACGGATCAGGATCGATTTGACATTTTTCAAATTATCAATCGTCATTTTGCTGAAAAAAATAGTATATTTAGTTTTGATGAAGACCTACCAGTCAATCATCAAGGAGATTTATTTTAA
- a CDS encoding methyltransferase domain-containing protein — translation MKKIEKGRQFVTEHLTLFRCLVCDQPYDHLNENSLVCVNGHQIDLNKRGSLVFLNHAVNTEYDDKMLAARRRVLAAGLFDGIIDAVGRALPDTPQTLLDVGTGEGTPLMRLLERRQVGDTAVGFDISKAGINLATQLTTDAFFTVADLAQLPFNDQSFDSVIEFFSPSAYREFNRVAKPNGHLVKVIPASGYLKELREMLYPTTSENHTYDNTRVRELFAAHYPDMTSEHVTYSWTIPMDLWVDLLHMTPLHWGARPEAQAAAEQKQLTQVTVDVLVLSTNINKNI, via the coding sequence ATGAAGAAAATAGAAAAAGGACGTCAATTTGTGACTGAACACTTAACATTGTTTCGGTGCTTAGTTTGTGATCAACCTTATGATCATCTGAATGAGAATAGTTTGGTTTGTGTTAATGGGCATCAAATTGATTTAAATAAACGCGGTAGTTTAGTGTTTTTGAACCATGCCGTGAATACAGAATATGATGATAAAATGTTGGCTGCACGGCGGCGAGTGCTGGCAGCCGGCCTTTTTGATGGCATTATTGATGCGGTTGGTCGGGCGCTTCCTGATACGCCACAAACACTTTTAGATGTTGGTACTGGCGAAGGAACACCACTCATGCGTCTTTTGGAGCGGCGGCAGGTTGGTGATACTGCAGTCGGATTTGATATTAGTAAAGCGGGCATTAATCTGGCGACCCAGCTGACGACTGATGCTTTTTTTACGGTAGCTGATTTGGCCCAATTACCATTTAATGATCAAAGTTTCGATAGTGTCATCGAGTTCTTTTCACCTAGTGCATATCGTGAATTTAACCGGGTTGCCAAACCAAATGGTCACTTGGTTAAGGTTATTCCAGCTAGTGGTTACCTCAAAGAATTACGAGAAATGCTCTATCCGACGACATCAGAGAATCATACCTATGATAATACGCGAGTACGAGAATTATTTGCAGCGCATTACCCTGACATGACAAGTGAACACGTTACGTATTCATGGACAATTCCAATGGATTTGTGGGTCGATTTACTACACATGACACCTTTGCATTGGGGTGCGCGTCCGGAGGCACAAGCTGCTGCGGAACAAAAACAATTAACTCAAGTGACGGTCGATGTTTTAGTTTTATCAACAAATATTAATAAAAACATATAA